One genomic region from Bacillus sp. SLBN-46 encodes:
- a CDS encoding TIGR01212 family radical SAM protein (This family includes YhcC from E. coli K-12, an uncharacterized radical SAM protein.) gives MIQTKPFPYAVDDKRYHTWNYHLRNQFGHKVFKVALDGGFDCPNRDGTVAHGGCTFCSASGSGDFAGNRADDLEKQFIDIKEKMHTKWKDGKYMAYFQAYTNTHAPVAVLREKFERVLQQEGVVGLSIATRPDCLPDDVVEYLAELNQRTYLWVELGLQTVHERTAALINRAHDFQCYIDGVNKLRKHGIRICSHIINGLPLESYDMMMETAREVAKLDVQGIKIHLLHLLKGTPMVKQYEKGMLEFLSKEDYIKLVCDQLEILPPEMIVHRITGDGPIDLMVGPMWSVNKWEVLNSIDAELKKRDSWQGKYYHRQAEE, from the coding sequence ATGATTCAGACTAAACCTTTTCCCTATGCTGTTGATGATAAGCGATACCATACATGGAATTACCACCTGCGAAACCAATTCGGGCACAAGGTATTTAAAGTGGCACTAGACGGCGGCTTTGACTGCCCAAACCGTGATGGTACCGTTGCTCATGGCGGTTGTACTTTTTGTAGTGCTTCTGGATCTGGTGATTTCGCTGGAAACCGTGCGGATGACCTTGAGAAACAGTTCATTGATATCAAAGAGAAAATGCACACTAAATGGAAAGACGGCAAGTATATGGCCTATTTTCAGGCTTACACTAACACCCACGCACCCGTTGCCGTTCTCCGTGAAAAATTTGAACGAGTTCTACAGCAGGAGGGTGTCGTTGGCTTGTCAATCGCCACTCGTCCAGATTGTCTACCGGATGATGTCGTGGAATATTTAGCGGAATTAAATCAAAGAACCTATTTGTGGGTGGAGCTTGGTTTACAAACAGTCCATGAACGAACAGCCGCTCTTATTAATCGAGCCCATGATTTCCAATGTTATATCGATGGCGTTAATAAATTAAGGAAGCACGGGATTCGTATTTGCTCTCATATTATTAATGGACTGCCGCTTGAATCGTATGACATGATGATGGAAACGGCACGTGAAGTTGCAAAACTTGATGTACAAGGGATTAAGATCCATTTGCTTCACCTTTTAAAAGGCACACCAATGGTTAAGCAGTACGAAAAAGGAATGCTCGAGTTTCTTTCCAAGGAAGATTATATAAAATTAGTATGTGACCAATTGGAGATTTTACCGCCGGAAATGATTGTCCACCGTATCACAGGTGACGGTCCGATTGATTTAATGGTGGGTCCAATGTGGAGCGTGAATAAGTGGGAAGTGTTAAATAGCATTGATGCGGAGTTAAAAAAGAGAGACAGCTGGCAAGGAAAGTATTATCACCGGCAGGCGGAGGAATAA
- a CDS encoding NapC/NirT family cytochrome c — translation MFKKLLKINKKFLFVAVLLIGVLLSLTTVKTMAYLDSPGFCQNCHTMKNVYTSFMDSTHAELQCNDCHLPHKSEVGKLFFKGRAGMTHVYYNSLGTDDIPNVIEATDRTMKVINENCVSCHKSTITNVSHDAKDSCVSCHKTVPHGKGFKDDHYNKPPKSGELLENKGGF, via the coding sequence ATGTTCAAGAAGCTATTAAAAATCAACAAAAAATTTTTATTTGTAGCCGTACTTCTAATCGGTGTCCTTCTATCACTCACAACAGTAAAGACCATGGCGTATCTGGATTCACCTGGTTTCTGCCAAAACTGTCATACGATGAAGAATGTTTACACATCGTTCATGGATTCCACTCATGCAGAACTGCAGTGTAATGATTGCCATTTACCACACAAGAGTGAGGTAGGAAAGTTATTTTTTAAAGGTCGTGCTGGGATGACTCATGTGTATTACAACTCATTAGGAACTGATGATATCCCAAATGTAATTGAAGCCACAGACCGAACAATGAAGGTAATCAATGAAAACTGTGTTTCCTGCCACAAGAGTACGATTACCAATGTGTCTCATGATGCGAAGGACAGTTGTGTCTCCTGTCACAAAACAGTACCACACGGGAAAGGCTTTAAAGATGATCACTATAATAAGCCACCTAAATCAGGAGAATTATTAGAAAATAAGGGAGGATTTTAA
- a CDS encoding glycogen biosynthesis protein GlgD has product MKKRSKQQNPEQKTRNGVNNQDVELGQDFDVVKQSKKKYEKTGGQPVKSKFHQEKNQSS; this is encoded by the coding sequence TTGAAAAAACGTTCAAAACAACAAAACCCTGAGCAAAAAACTCGAAATGGAGTAAATAATCAAGACGTAGAGCTTGGTCAGGATTTCGATGTGGTTAAACAATCCAAAAAGAAGTACGAAAAAACTGGCGGCCAGCCAGTGAAATCTAAATTCCACCAAGAAAAAAATCAATCCTCCTAA
- a CDS encoding FAD:protein FMN transferase, which yields MYNYQFNSMSTLVRISINQELFANDMMPVYKLFELIESTCSRFREDSELCRLNQQVGTEVTISSEMLSILTDAFRFYEETKGIFNPCVLTSLEDNGYARSIEYIKGQVVVPIPSAVVTTPRSPFTLNKEQQMVTLHAKIDLGGIAKGWVIDRAAEHLGKMGYGFINVGGDIRIFGELPRSLNIGIESPFDEKQMISSIQVTSGAVATSTSMKRKWIVNGEWKHHLIDTRTGQPSESEILSATISAPTAVEADVWAKTVLLLGEEQGKAWIKDKGTQAVLINRKKEIWKGGN from the coding sequence ATGTACAACTATCAGTTTAATTCGATGAGCACCCTAGTCCGAATCTCTATTAATCAAGAGCTATTTGCAAATGATATGATGCCGGTCTATAAACTGTTTGAATTAATAGAGTCGACGTGCAGCCGGTTTCGTGAAGATAGTGAACTTTGTCGGCTAAATCAGCAGGTAGGAACAGAAGTCACGATTTCTAGTGAAATGTTGTCCATTCTTACCGATGCCTTTCGTTTCTATGAGGAAACAAAAGGCATCTTTAATCCTTGTGTATTAACGTCACTAGAGGACAATGGTTATGCTAGATCGATTGAATATATTAAGGGGCAGGTAGTCGTACCAATCCCCTCAGCTGTTGTAACTACACCTCGATCACCCTTTACTCTAAACAAAGAACAGCAGATGGTCACACTTCATGCCAAAATTGACTTAGGTGGAATTGCCAAAGGCTGGGTCATCGATCGTGCCGCTGAACACTTGGGAAAAATGGGCTATGGTTTTATTAATGTAGGTGGAGACATTCGAATCTTTGGAGAATTACCTCGTTCATTAAACATAGGAATTGAAAGTCCTTTTGATGAAAAACAAATGATTTCCTCTATTCAGGTGACCAGCGGTGCAGTTGCAACCTCCACTTCTATGAAGAGAAAGTGGATCGTGAATGGCGAGTGGAAGCATCACCTAATTGATACACGAACCGGTCAGCCATCTGAGAGTGAGATTTTATCTGCGACTATTTCTGCTCCAACCGCTGTAGAAGCTGATGTATGGGCAAAAACCGTCCTCCTTTTAGGAGAAGAGCAAGGTAAAGCGTGGATTAAAGATAAAGGCACGCAAGCAGTTTTAATAAATAGGAAAAAAGAAATTTGGAAAGGAGGAAACTAG
- a CDS encoding YtzC family protein: MATRESMDNLMQQCEDALRYAEDQYKQSSLQEHYNDDDYTKALQQLEETYQDIAKMAHSANSQQREQLHRMRLQLQQIQNSMILESH; this comes from the coding sequence ATGGCTACTCGTGAATCAATGGATAATCTAATGCAGCAGTGTGAGGATGCGCTTCGATATGCTGAGGATCAATATAAGCAAAGCAGCCTTCAAGAGCATTATAATGACGATGATTACACAAAAGCATTACAACAGCTAGAAGAAACCTATCAGGACATTGCAAAAATGGCACATAGTGCGAATTCACAACAGCGTGAACAACTCCATCGAATGAGATTGCAGCTACAGCAGATTCAAAACTCAATGATCCTTGAAAGTCATTAA
- the leuS gene encoding leucine--tRNA ligase encodes MSFDHQQIEKKWQKKWETEKTFKTSEEYDKRKFYALDMFPYPSGAGLHVGHPEGYTATDILSRLKRMQGYNVLHPMGWDAFGLPAEQYALDTGNDPAEFTTKNIDTFRRQIKALGFSYDWDREVNTTDPEYYKWTQWIFLKLYEKGLAYIDEVAVNWCPALGTVLANEEVIDGKSERGGHPVERRPMKQWMLKITAYGDRLLEDLEELDWPESLKEMQRNWIGRSEGAEVNFQIDGHDETFTVFTTRPDTLFGATYAVLAPEHSFVDKITTAEQRAAVDAYLDKVKTKSDLERTDLAKEKTGVFTGAYAINPANGEKMPIWIADYVLVSYGTGAIMAVPAHDERDFEFAKEFNLTIKPVVAGGDVEKEAYTGDGEHINSEFLNGLNKEEAISQMIAWLEEKGIGTKKVTFRLRDWLFSRQRYWGEPIPIIHWEDGTMSAVPEEQLPLTLPKTTDIKPSGTGESPLANIEDWVNVVDPETGKKGRRETNTMPQWAGSCWYYLRYIDPKNDQALASQEKLNHWLPVDIYIGGAEHAVLHLLYARFWHKFLYDIGVVPTKEPFQKLFNQGMILGENNEKMSKSKGNVVNPDDIVSSHGADTLRLYEMFMGPLDASIAWSTNGLDGSRRFLDRIWRLMVEENGVLNPKIQPNEEASNLEKVYHQTVKKVTEDYEGLRFNTAISQMMVFINEAYKATVLPKDYMEGFVKMLSPVAPHIAEELWEKLGHSGGTISYEAWPAYDEAKLVDNEVEIVIQVNGKVKTKLMVPTDASKEALEGIAMEDDRVKEQIEGKTIRKVITVPGKLVNIVAN; translated from the coding sequence ATGAGTTTCGATCATCAACAAATCGAAAAGAAATGGCAAAAGAAATGGGAAACTGAAAAAACATTTAAAACAAGTGAAGAGTATGATAAACGCAAATTCTATGCGTTAGATATGTTTCCATATCCATCAGGTGCTGGCCTACACGTTGGACACCCTGAAGGTTACACAGCAACCGATATTCTTTCACGCTTAAAGCGTATGCAAGGCTATAATGTCCTTCACCCAATGGGCTGGGATGCATTCGGTCTTCCGGCAGAACAATATGCATTGGATACGGGGAACGATCCAGCCGAGTTTACGACAAAAAATATCGATACCTTCCGCAGACAAATCAAAGCATTAGGATTCTCCTATGATTGGGATCGTGAAGTGAATACGACTGACCCTGAATACTATAAATGGACACAATGGATTTTCTTAAAGCTTTACGAAAAAGGCTTAGCCTATATTGATGAAGTAGCCGTAAACTGGTGTCCTGCACTTGGAACCGTCTTGGCTAACGAAGAAGTCATCGATGGTAAGAGTGAACGTGGTGGTCATCCAGTAGAGCGCCGCCCAATGAAGCAGTGGATGTTAAAAATCACCGCTTACGGTGACCGCTTATTAGAAGATCTTGAAGAACTTGATTGGCCTGAAAGCTTAAAAGAAATGCAACGCAACTGGATCGGACGTTCAGAAGGCGCTGAAGTAAACTTCCAAATTGACGGACACGACGAAACGTTTACTGTATTCACCACTCGTCCAGATACTTTATTCGGTGCAACCTACGCGGTTCTGGCTCCAGAGCATTCCTTTGTTGATAAAATTACAACAGCAGAACAGCGTGCAGCAGTGGATGCATACTTAGATAAGGTGAAAACGAAAAGTGACCTTGAGCGTACAGACCTTGCGAAGGAAAAAACGGGTGTCTTCACTGGTGCCTATGCCATCAACCCAGCGAATGGTGAAAAAATGCCTATCTGGATTGCTGATTATGTATTAGTAAGCTATGGAACAGGTGCGATCATGGCAGTCCCTGCACATGACGAGCGTGATTTTGAATTCGCGAAGGAATTCAATTTAACAATTAAGCCAGTAGTTGCAGGCGGCGATGTGGAGAAAGAAGCCTATACGGGTGACGGTGAACACATCAATTCTGAGTTCTTAAATGGTTTAAACAAAGAAGAAGCCATTTCTCAAATGATTGCTTGGTTAGAAGAAAAGGGAATTGGTACAAAGAAGGTAACCTTCCGTTTACGCGATTGGTTATTCAGCCGTCAGCGTTATTGGGGTGAGCCGATTCCAATTATCCACTGGGAAGATGGTACAATGTCTGCTGTTCCGGAAGAACAGCTTCCATTGACATTACCAAAAACAACAGATATCAAACCATCTGGTACTGGAGAATCTCCATTAGCCAATATTGAGGATTGGGTAAATGTGGTTGATCCTGAAACAGGTAAAAAAGGCCGCCGCGAAACAAATACCATGCCACAATGGGCAGGCAGCTGCTGGTATTACTTACGTTATATTGATCCGAAAAATGATCAGGCACTAGCTTCCCAAGAGAAGTTAAACCACTGGCTTCCTGTTGATATCTATATTGGTGGTGCCGAACATGCTGTACTTCACTTGCTTTATGCGCGCTTCTGGCATAAGTTCTTGTATGATATCGGAGTCGTACCAACAAAAGAACCATTCCAAAAGCTATTTAACCAAGGAATGATTTTAGGCGAAAACAATGAAAAAATGAGTAAATCAAAAGGAAATGTTGTGAATCCGGATGATATTGTAAGCAGCCATGGTGCTGATACACTTCGCTTATATGAAATGTTTATGGGACCACTTGATGCATCGATTGCGTGGTCAACGAATGGTTTAGACGGATCACGTCGTTTCCTTGACCGGATTTGGCGTTTGATGGTAGAAGAAAATGGAGTGTTAAATCCAAAAATCCAGCCAAATGAAGAAGCATCTAATTTGGAAAAAGTGTATCATCAGACAGTGAAAAAGGTAACTGAGGATTACGAGGGCTTACGTTTCAATACGGCTATTTCTCAAATGATGGTATTCATCAATGAAGCCTACAAAGCAACTGTGCTTCCAAAAGATTATATGGAAGGCTTTGTTAAAATGTTATCACCGGTTGCTCCACATATCGCGGAAGAGCTTTGGGAAAAGCTTGGTCATAGCGGCGGAACTATTTCTTATGAAGCATGGCCAGCCTATGATGAAGCGAAGTTAGTAGATAACGAAGTGGAAATTGTCATCCAGGTAAATGGTAAGGTAAAAACAAAGCTTATGGTACCAACTGATGCAAGTAAGGAAGCGTTGGAAGGAATTGCAATGGAAGATGATCGAGTGAAAGAACAAATCGAAGGAAAAACCATTCGCAAGGTGATTACCGTTCCGGGTAAACTTGTAAACATTGTAGCAAACTAA
- a CDS encoding ferric reductase-like transmembrane domain-containing protein, with the protein MEMFEWYMIRATGMVSYLLLYLSVMIGLYSQVQKKRKQKVTISLFLHEALSNWALILVLGHIGFLLIDSYISFQWVEVLVPFKTDYKPLPMAMGIVSLYFLIMTVVTSKARKKIGYQKWRKLHALNPILYLLVTLHGLFIGTDFQGVIILVINILPFLLLSGMLTWNKPSLDAVK; encoded by the coding sequence ATGGAAATGTTTGAGTGGTATATGATTCGTGCAACAGGAATGGTGTCCTATTTATTACTATACCTCTCTGTAATGATCGGCCTGTATTCTCAGGTTCAAAAAAAGCGAAAACAAAAAGTAACCATTTCCTTGTTTTTGCATGAGGCTCTTTCGAACTGGGCACTTATTCTTGTTTTGGGGCATATAGGATTTTTACTCATTGACTCGTATATTTCTTTTCAGTGGGTTGAGGTGCTAGTACCTTTTAAAACGGACTATAAGCCCCTGCCAATGGCTATGGGTATCGTTTCATTGTATTTTTTAATAATGACAGTGGTTACCTCCAAGGCACGGAAAAAGATTGGCTATCAAAAGTGGCGCAAACTTCACGCCTTGAATCCTATTCTTTATCTATTAGTCACCCTTCATGGACTGTTCATAGGTACAGACTTTCAAGGTGTAATCATTTTAGTCATCAATATCCTTCCGTTCCTCTTATTAAGTGGAATGCTGACATGGAATAAACCTAGCCTTGATGCAGTTAAGTGA
- a CDS encoding MFS transporter codes for MPRALWLLIIGMAVNVTGSSFLWPLNTIYIHDHLGKSLSVAGVVLMLNSAASVIGNLYGGSLFDKIGGYKSIILGIGITLAALIGLTFWHGWPAYIVFLTIIGFGSGVVFPAMYAMAGTVWVEGGRKAFNAIYVAQNLGVAVGAALGGIVADYSFQLIFLANTIMYIIFLLIAVFGYKGISTASAKPITSDTDRPVVKNTNNLQALLILCIGYLLCWVAYVQWSTTISSYTQEINISLSQYSLLWTINGAIIVLGQPLLNGVLKRLSSSLKLQMLIGIGIFIVSFIVAGKANAFSGLLVAMIILTIGEMFIWPAVPTVAFNLAPKGREGFYQGIVNSTATGGRMIGPLLGGIIVDVYNISALFIVLIGLFIIAIVTTLIYDRTLKTKMVSGTIRGQM; via the coding sequence ATGCCACGTGCCTTATGGCTCTTAATCATCGGGATGGCAGTGAATGTAACAGGCTCTTCTTTTTTATGGCCTTTAAATACAATCTATATTCACGATCATTTAGGTAAATCATTATCCGTTGCTGGTGTTGTCTTGATGCTGAACTCGGCAGCCAGTGTCATCGGAAACCTTTATGGCGGCAGTCTATTTGACAAAATAGGCGGCTATAAATCTATCATTTTGGGAATTGGTATTACGCTCGCTGCGCTGATAGGCCTGACGTTTTGGCATGGCTGGCCAGCATACATTGTGTTTTTAACCATCATTGGCTTTGGTTCTGGAGTTGTCTTTCCAGCGATGTATGCGATGGCGGGAACAGTATGGGTAGAAGGTGGCCGCAAAGCCTTTAACGCCATATATGTGGCGCAAAACCTGGGTGTAGCAGTTGGAGCAGCCCTTGGAGGGATTGTGGCAGATTATTCTTTCCAGCTCATCTTCCTTGCTAATACTATCATGTATATCATTTTTCTTCTCATTGCTGTGTTTGGATATAAAGGAATCTCAACAGCATCTGCTAAGCCAATAACAAGTGACACAGATAGACCAGTTGTAAAAAACACAAATAATTTGCAAGCATTGTTAATCCTATGCATAGGGTACTTACTTTGCTGGGTTGCATACGTTCAGTGGTCAACAACGATTTCTTCTTATACACAGGAAATCAACATTTCGTTAAGCCAATATAGCTTGTTATGGACAATAAATGGTGCCATTATTGTTTTAGGGCAGCCGCTCTTAAATGGAGTATTGAAGCGACTATCATCCTCACTGAAGCTTCAAATGCTTATCGGGATTGGTATTTTTATCGTTTCGTTTATTGTTGCTGGAAAGGCAAATGCCTTTTCTGGACTTTTAGTTGCGATGATTATCTTAACAATCGGAGAAATGTTTATTTGGCCTGCTGTACCGACAGTTGCCTTTAACCTTGCACCTAAAGGACGCGAAGGCTTCTACCAAGGAATCGTCAACAGCACTGCCACCGGTGGAAGGATGATCGGTCCTCTGCTTGGAGGAATAATCGTAGATGTGTACAATATCTCAGCCCTATTTATCGTCCTTATAGGACTATTCATCATCGCAATCGTAACCACTTTAATCTATGACCGCACTTTAAAAACAAAAATGGTGTCAGGCACCATTCGTGGACAAATGTAG
- a CDS encoding rhodanese-like domain-containing protein, with amino-acid sequence MEEIKIITPEELQKKLEAGEKLELVDVREDEEVAEGMIHGAKHIRMGDIPANLDYFDKDKEYIMICRSSRRSENVCYYLQEQGYKVRNMIGGMLNWTGETKK; translated from the coding sequence ATGGAAGAAATTAAAATTATTACACCTGAAGAATTACAGAAAAAGCTTGAAGCGGGAGAAAAGCTTGAGCTTGTGGATGTAAGGGAAGATGAGGAAGTAGCAGAAGGGATGATCCATGGCGCTAAGCATATTCGTATGGGCGATATTCCTGCAAACCTTGATTACTTTGATAAGGATAAAGAATATATTATGATTTGCCGCTCCAGCAGAAGAAGTGAAAATGTATGCTACTACCTACAAGAACAAGGCTACAAAGTCCGTAATATGATTGGCGGCATGCTTAATTGGACAGGTGAAACAAAGAAATAA
- a CDS encoding tetraprenyl-beta-curcumene synthase family protein: MSRVYRKVLPAVHQELAYWKSRAEKIPNPELRAQALASIEHKTFHCEGGAILALTAKGEYRKAIKFIVAYQTISDYLDNLCDRSTSLDPIDFATLHESMSDALVLHAEEKNYYRFREDQNDDNYLHDLSETCRSVLRELKHYDKIKDYLLELCQYYCDLQINKHVVHDERVPRLEKWFHHYQQQLPEMEWYEFSACSGSTLGIFCLVSYAVRDDFKTSDAENIRKGYFPYIQGLHILLDYFIDQEEDIAGGDLNFCAYYENQETLFNRLNHFVVEADRHTEFLPHKKFHQLINRGLLGIYLSDAKVRKQKNVRKLAKGIIKSGGWISYFFYFNGLAYRSIQKSVPSFVMRLMTK; encoded by the coding sequence ATGTCCAGGGTTTATCGCAAAGTACTTCCAGCAGTCCATCAAGAATTGGCCTATTGGAAAAGCCGAGCTGAGAAAATCCCGAATCCTGAACTAAGGGCACAGGCCCTGGCGAGTATAGAGCATAAAACCTTCCACTGTGAAGGAGGAGCCATCCTTGCGCTAACTGCCAAAGGAGAATATAGAAAAGCAATAAAATTCATTGTGGCCTACCAAACGATTAGTGATTATTTAGATAATCTTTGTGACCGAAGTACATCTCTTGATCCTATCGATTTTGCTACCCTTCATGAGTCCATGTCAGATGCGCTGGTTTTACACGCTGAAGAGAAAAACTATTACCGGTTCCGTGAGGACCAAAACGACGATAATTATTTGCATGATTTATCGGAAACCTGCCGATCAGTATTACGGGAATTAAAACATTACGACAAGATCAAGGATTATTTACTTGAACTATGCCAGTATTATTGCGACCTGCAAATAAATAAACATGTGGTTCACGATGAACGTGTCCCTCGTCTGGAAAAATGGTTTCATCACTACCAACAACAGCTGCCTGAAATGGAATGGTATGAATTCTCGGCATGTTCAGGCTCTACATTGGGGATCTTTTGTTTAGTCTCCTATGCCGTGCGCGACGATTTTAAGACCAGTGATGCTGAGAACATTCGCAAGGGGTATTTCCCTTATATTCAAGGTTTACATATCTTGTTGGATTATTTTATTGACCAAGAAGAGGATATTGCCGGGGGGGACTTGAATTTTTGTGCTTACTATGAAAACCAGGAAACTCTCTTTAATCGTTTAAACCATTTTGTTGTGGAAGCAGATAGGCACACAGAGTTTCTCCCTCATAAAAAGTTTCACCAGCTAATCAATCGCGGCTTACTAGGGATTTATTTATCAGATGCCAAGGTTCGAAAACAAAAGAATGTCCGTAAGCTGGCGAAAGGAATCATAAAATCTGGGGGATGGATAAGTTATTTCTTTTATTTTAATGGACTTGCCTATAGGTCGATTCAAAAATCTGTACCTTCTTTTGTGATGAGATTGATGACAAAATAA
- a CDS encoding ammonia-forming cytochrome c nitrite reductase subunit c552, with amino-acid sequence MGKFRYGAYVFLLAFVLLITGCGNESGDKTASATGKKTTGLSADEISNEAFKDLFPLQYNSYKKNEKMEDTTYGGSVKRSKYDEDKEPLLPILFNGYGFATEYNEERGHTYALEDIRSIKRITDKSVGSCYTCKSTAVPKMIEEMGDSYWGANFNKDIWPKGEAMGHSPIGCSDCHDPKTMDLRVTRPSFYKALEAKGVDVSKPTKNDMRSYVCGQCHVEYYFASKNSEVTFPWTKGFKPEEMYEYYNTIAKENGFEKDWVSNISGTPMLKAQHPEYETHSSGTHGKANVSCADCHMPYERVDGKRKITSHWWTSPLKTMQTSCGQCHGDRDLDKLKDRVLEIQEANVSALHEAQDVSTTSHYYVNKMITSGVSQEKIKQAQEFVRKGQWYWDIIAAENSAGFHNPQGSMDSLRISIEQSNKAIRLATEELVKKGVNMDELDKEIEKVKNAVLDEKVNEKKKDKAVNSYFPAQAPVVPPVKK; translated from the coding sequence ATGGGAAAGTTCCGATATGGGGCATATGTTTTCCTGCTAGCATTTGTACTATTGATCACTGGCTGTGGCAATGAGTCTGGTGATAAAACAGCATCCGCTACAGGTAAAAAGACAACAGGCCTCTCAGCCGATGAAATTAGTAATGAAGCATTCAAAGACTTATTTCCGCTTCAGTACAACAGTTATAAGAAAAATGAAAAGATGGAAGATACAACATACGGCGGTTCTGTTAAACGCAGTAAATATGATGAAGATAAAGAGCCGTTGCTGCCGATTCTGTTCAATGGTTATGGATTTGCAACCGAGTATAATGAAGAGCGTGGGCACACGTATGCATTAGAAGATATTCGCAGTATTAAACGAATTACTGACAAATCTGTTGGTTCTTGTTATACATGTAAATCAACGGCCGTTCCAAAAATGATTGAGGAAATGGGCGACAGCTACTGGGGGGCCAACTTTAACAAGGATATTTGGCCAAAGGGTGAAGCGATGGGCCACTCTCCAATTGGCTGCTCTGATTGCCATGACCCAAAAACGATGGATTTGCGAGTGACACGTCCTAGCTTTTATAAAGCTTTAGAAGCTAAGGGAGTAGATGTATCCAAACCAACGAAAAATGATATGCGCAGTTATGTTTGTGGACAATGTCATGTGGAGTACTACTTTGCATCAAAGAATAGTGAAGTAACCTTCCCTTGGACAAAAGGCTTTAAACCGGAAGAAATGTATGAATACTATAATACGATTGCAAAAGAAAACGGTTTTGAGAAGGATTGGGTAAGTAATATTTCTGGTACTCCTATGTTAAAAGCACAACATCCTGAATATGAAACGCACTCATCCGGTACACATGGTAAAGCTAATGTTTCCTGTGCAGATTGCCACATGCCGTATGAACGCGTCGATGGAAAAAGAAAGATTACATCACACTGGTGGACTTCTCCACTTAAAACGATGCAAACCTCTTGCGGCCAGTGCCACGGCGACCGTGATTTAGACAAATTAAAGGATCGTGTCCTTGAAATTCAAGAGGCAAACGTCAGTGCATTACACGAAGCACAGGACGTTTCAACGACCTCTCATTATTATGTAAACAAAATGATTACTTCTGGTGTAAGCCAAGAGAAAATTAAACAAGCACAGGAATTTGTACGGAAGGGACAGTGGTACTGGGATATTATTGCAGCTGAAAACTCTGCAGGCTTCCATAATCCACAAGGGTCCATGGATTCATTACGAATCTCTATTGAGCAGTCTAATAAAGCCATCCGCTTAGCTACTGAAGAACTTGTGAAAAAAGGCGTTAACATGGATGAACTGGATAAGGAAATTGAAAAAGTGAAAAATGCAGTCCTGGATGAAAAGGTAAATGAGAAGAAAAAAGATAAGGCAGTAAATAGTTATTTCCCTGCCCAAGCACCTGTTGTACCGCCTGTAAAAAAATAG
- a CDS encoding class I SAM-dependent methyltransferase — protein sequence MKMDRILPFARNLLEKAVKPGDIVIDATLGNGHDTVFLAGLVGDSGKVYGFDVQEEAIAASKDRIQQHGLSERVELFHEGHENLSRLIPTNHHGKVTGAIFNLGYLPGSDKSIVTRPITTISAIEQLLEMMTSEGIIVLVIYHGHVEGAIERDSLLHYCQQLDQKMAHVLQYQFINQQNNPPFIVAIEKR from the coding sequence ATGAAGATGGATCGTATTTTACCTTTTGCCAGAAACTTACTTGAAAAAGCTGTAAAACCTGGAGATATCGTGATAGACGCCACATTAGGTAATGGCCATGATACCGTTTTTTTAGCAGGTCTAGTTGGAGATAGTGGAAAAGTGTACGGGTTTGATGTACAGGAAGAGGCGATTGCTGCGAGTAAAGATCGTATACAACAGCATGGTCTTTCCGAACGAGTAGAGCTTTTTCACGAAGGTCATGAGAATCTTTCCCGACTCATCCCAACCAACCATCATGGTAAGGTTACTGGAGCTATTTTTAACCTAGGTTATTTACCAGGAAGCGATAAATCCATTGTAACCCGTCCTATAACAACCATTTCAGCGATTGAGCAATTATTAGAAATGATGACTTCAGAAGGCATCATTGTACTTGTTATTTACCATGGCCATGTGGAAGGAGCAATAGAACGGGATTCCTTGCTCCATTACTGCCAGCAATTAGATCAAAAAATGGCGCATGTCCTCCAATACCAATTTATCAATCAGCAAAATAACCCGCCATTTATTGTGGCTATTGAAAAACGCTAG